A portion of the Cryptomeria japonica chromosome 5, Sugi_1.0, whole genome shotgun sequence genome contains these proteins:
- the LOC131067085 gene encoding 10 kDa chaperonin, mitochondrial: protein MAKRLIPCFNRILIEKVVAPSKSTGGILLPESTGKLNSGKVVAVGPGARNKEGNTIPVSFKEGDHVLLPEYGGSEIKLGDKEYHLYREDDVLGILQD from the exons ATGGCGAAGAGGTTGATTCCCTGCTTCAACAGAATTTTGATCGAGAAAGTGGTTGCCCCAAGCAAGTCTACTGGAGGGATTTTGCTTCCTGAAAGCACTGGCAAG TTGAACTCCGGCAAGGTTGTAGCAGTTGGCCCTGGTGCTCGCAACAAGGAAGGGAACACCATTCCTGTTAGCTTTAAGGAGGGTGATCATGTTCTTCTTCCTGAATATGGTGGTAGTGAAATCAAGCTAGGAGACAAAGA GTATCACTTGTATCGGGAGGATGACGTTCTTGGAATTTTGCAGGATTGA